The following are from one region of the Capsicum annuum cultivar UCD-10X-F1 chromosome 1, UCD10Xv1.1, whole genome shotgun sequence genome:
- the LOC107855299 gene encoding probable serine/threonine-protein kinase DDB_G0277165 isoform X1, protein MDQFRQIGEVVGSLKALMILKHDIQINQKQCCLLFDMYVQAFDTISEGIKHNLRLNERYSKWKALEHPMKELHRIFKEGEMYIKSCLDVKDLWGKAISLHLNQDCVEFHVHNLLCCFPVVIEAIETAAEISGFDEELMQKRRTALAKKYEGESMCDPIFFQWMFGKQYLVTREICSELESCCKEDRWYLVEMIRQKMNAAENLAINEHGIAEILLKKLDGSEKLKQIMLLPSSILVGASDYHVKRRLSSRGGHVKEIQWLGETFALKNFFGELNESVVAQLSLVFSLSHPNILQYHCGFYDEVKKEGYLVMELMNKSLSASIKEHSGQRKKGPFTVQVAVDIMLQIARGMEYLHSRKIYHGELNPSNVLLKPRNSSAENYFHAKVRGFGLTSMTSNRKVDDDNAAESFIWYAPEVLTEKEKQESKCTHKYTEKADVYSFGMICFQLLTGKAPFDEQLQGEKMARNIRTGERPLFPYPSPKYLINLTKKCWQTNPELRPSFSSLCRILHYIKKVLVINPGHGQPECPPPLVDYCEIEAGYSKKFLGEESAGLAPVSQIPFQMFAYRLVEKERISGNSKDERWDSSHYGFSSHRTASMRSDDEHMAAIDDLFFAPTDRRSVCSEIIESKEPRFWDQRSVISETPLRKVSSFDQMSVSSESSKEKFPPAASANEKTIYTDFPERKAIPTASGDQFSQRVDAPGKTISSKRVNQKLNLSETQENAMSQKTDDRKPSSTEQKSVPPVISEKKNSSGDQISTYFNIQEKKHAPDDQKPSSSATQEEENSSDNQKQKDSGSPEKKQSSTVANVKSVRGDSTQRKAMSRRTQSKNPEKKVLSSPEANQNSMSSEITASKPSSSKLSVKKTPFRKKIPDKESSTTPEKLTDSSPRSSPARVKRIQSSTMSSPTQSLKASSPRSHAVTTYRHGYLSPTASPLNPCPRYARTNRELHLSSAMSPHRPWKPNSNSNS, encoded by the exons ATGGATCAATTCAGGCAGATTGGTGAGGTTGTTGGGAGCTTAAAGGCTCTAATGATACTGAAACATGATATTCAAATAAACCAGAAACAATGTTGTCTTCTGTTTgacatgtatgtacaagctttcGACACGATTTCCGAGGGGATCAAGCATAATTTAAGGTTAAATGAGAGGTATTCAAAGTGGAAAGCACTTGAACATCCAATGAAAGAGCTTCATAGGATCTTTAAAGAAGGTGAAATGTACATAAAAAGTTGTTTGGATGTGAAGGATTTGTGGGGCAAAGCTATAAGTTTACATCTCAACCAGGATTGTGTTGAGTTTCATGTTCACAATTTGCTTTGTTGCTTCCCTGTTGTGATTGAGGCTATTGAAACAGCTGCAGAAATCTCAGGATTCGACGAGGAACTTATGCAGAAGAGGAGGACTGCGCTCGCTAAAAAGTACGAGGGAGAGTCAATGTGTGATCCAATATTCTTCCAGTGGATGTTTGGGAAACAGTACTTAGTAACTAGAGAGATATGTAGTGAATTGGAGAGTTGTTGCAAAGAAGATAGATGGTATCTTGTTGAAATGATAAGGCAAAAGATGAATGCTGCAGAAAATTTGGCGATAAACGAGCATGGTATAGCTGAGATATTGCTCAAGAAACTAGATGGATCAGAAAAACTCAAACAAATAATGCTCTTGCCTAGTTCAATCTTGGTTggagcaagtgattatcatgtgaAGCGGCGTTTAAGCTCGCGAGGAGGACATGTTAAGGAGATTCAATGGTTAGGAGAAACGTTCGCGCTGAAGAACTTTTTTGGTGAACTGAATGAATCAGTAGTTGCTCAACTTTCTCTAGTGTTTTCACTTTCACATCCCAACATTCTGCAGTATCATTGTGGTTTTTACGACGAAGTAAAGAAAGAAGGGTACCTTGTTATGGAGCTGATGAACAAAAGTTTGTCGGCTTCCATAAAAGAGCATTCCGGTCAGAGGAAGAAAGGGCCGTTTACAGTCCAAGTTGCTGTCGATATAATGCTTCAGATTGCTCGAGGGATGGAGTACCTGCACTCGAGAAAGATCTATCACGGAGAGTTGAATCCATCTAATGTGCTCCTTAAACCAAGAAACTCCTCCGCGGAGAATTATTTTCATGCGAAAGTAAGAGGCTTTGGTTTAACATCTATGACGAGTAATCGCAAGGTTGATGATGACAATGCTGCAGAATCATTCATATGGTATGCACCAGAAGTACTGACTGAAAAGGAAAAACAGGAAAGCAAATGCACTCACAAGTATACGGAGAAAGCTGATGTTTACAGTTTCGGAATGATATGCTTTCAACTTTTAACGGGGAAAGCTCCTTTCGATGAACAGCTTCAAGGGGAGAAAATGGCGCGGAATATTAGAACAGGAGAGAGACCGCTCTTCCCGTATCCTTCACCTAAATATCTCATAAACTTGACAAAAAAATGCTGGCAAACGAATCCAGAACTTCGCCCgagtttctcttctttgtgtagGATACTGCATTATATCAAGAAAGTACTCGTCATAAATCCAGGACATGGCCAGCCGGAATGTCCTCCTCCACTCGTCGACTATTGTGAAATCGAGGCTGGCTACTCAAAGAAGTTCCTGGGAGAGGAAAGCGCTGGTTTGGCCCCGGTATCACAAATTCCTTTCCAGATGTTTGCTTATAGACTTGTTGAGAAAGAGAGAATTTCGGGCAACTCTAAAGACGAGCGCTGGGATTCATCACATTATGGTTTTTCGAGCCACAGGACAGCATCAATGCGGAGCGATGATGAGCATATGGCTGCAATAGATGATCTCTTTTTCGCTCCAACTGATCGAAGGTCAGTTTGTTCAGAGATAATAGAGAGTAAAGAACCAAGATTCTGGGATCAGAGGTCAGTCATCTCCGAGACACCTCTTCGAAAAGTTTCATCATTTGATCAAATGTCAGTTAGTTCTGAGAGTTCTAAAGAGAAATTTCCACCAGCAGCATCAGCAAATGAAAAGACAATTTATACTGATTTTCCGGAAAGGAAAGCAATACCAACAGCATCAGGCGATCAGTTCTCACAGCGTGTTGATGCACCAGGGAAGACGATTTCATCAAAGAGAGTGAATCAAAAGCTGAATCTTTCGGAAACCCAAGAGAATGCAATGTCTCAGAAAACGGATGACAGAAAACCTTCATCGACTGAGCAGAAATCGGTGCCTCCTGTGATTTCAGAGAAGAAAAATTCATCAGGCGATCAGATATCAACGTATTTCAACATTCAAGAAAAGAAACATGCACCAGATGATCAGAAACCATCAAGTTCTGCGACTCAAGAGGAGGAAAACTCATCTGATaaccaaaaacaaaaagattctGGAAGTCCAGAAAAGAAGCAGTCATCAACAGTTGCCAATGTCAAGTCCGTTCGTGGTGATTCTACGCAAAGGAAAGCTATGTCAAGAAGAACACAATCCAAGAATCCAGAGAAGAAAGTTCTATCAAGTCCGGAAGCCAATCAAAACTCAATGTCATCTGAGATAACAGCATCAAAACCAAGCAGTTCAAAGTTATCAGTAAAGAAAACGCCATTTCGCAAAAAAATACCGGACAAAGAGAGTAGCACTACACCAG AGAAACTGACAGACTCGTCGCCAAGATCTTCACCAGCTAGAGTTAAGAGAATACAGTCATCAACTATGTCTTCTCCAACACAAAGCCTAAAAGCTTCATCTCCAAGATCACATGCAGTCACTACATATCGACATGGATATCTATCGCCAACTGCATCACCATTAAATCCGTGCCCTCGCTATGCCAGAACAAACCGAGAACTCCATTTGTCCTCAGCTATGAGCCCACATAGACCATGGAAACCTAATAGCAATAGCAATAGCTAA
- the LOC107855299 gene encoding receptor-like kinase LIP1 isoform X2 codes for MQKRRTALAKKYEGESMCDPIFFQWMFGKQYLVTREICSELESCCKEDRWYLVEMIRQKMNAAENLAINEHGIAEILLKKLDGSEKLKQIMLLPSSILVGASDYHVKRRLSSRGGHVKEIQWLGETFALKNFFGELNESVVAQLSLVFSLSHPNILQYHCGFYDEVKKEGYLVMELMNKSLSASIKEHSGQRKKGPFTVQVAVDIMLQIARGMEYLHSRKIYHGELNPSNVLLKPRNSSAENYFHAKVRGFGLTSMTSNRKVDDDNAAESFIWYAPEVLTEKEKQESKCTHKYTEKADVYSFGMICFQLLTGKAPFDEQLQGEKMARNIRTGERPLFPYPSPKYLINLTKKCWQTNPELRPSFSSLCRILHYIKKVLVINPGHGQPECPPPLVDYCEIEAGYSKKFLGEESAGLAPVSQIPFQMFAYRLVEKERISGNSKDERWDSSHYGFSSHRTASMRSDDEHMAAIDDLFFAPTDRRSVCSEIIESKEPRFWDQRSVISETPLRKVSSFDQMSVSSESSKEKFPPAASANEKTIYTDFPERKAIPTASGDQFSQRVDAPGKTISSKRVNQKLNLSETQENAMSQKTDDRKPSSTEQKSVPPVISEKKNSSGDQISTYFNIQEKKHAPDDQKPSSSATQEEENSSDNQKQKDSGSPEKKQSSTVANVKSVRGDSTQRKAMSRRTQSKNPEKKVLSSPEANQNSMSSEITASKPSSSKLSVKKTPFRKKIPDKESSTTPEKLTDSSPRSSPARVKRIQSSTMSSPTQSLKASSPRSHAVTTYRHGYLSPTASPLNPCPRYARTNRELHLSSAMSPHRPWKPNSNSNS; via the exons ATGCAGAAGAGGAGGACTGCGCTCGCTAAAAAGTACGAGGGAGAGTCAATGTGTGATCCAATATTCTTCCAGTGGATGTTTGGGAAACAGTACTTAGTAACTAGAGAGATATGTAGTGAATTGGAGAGTTGTTGCAAAGAAGATAGATGGTATCTTGTTGAAATGATAAGGCAAAAGATGAATGCTGCAGAAAATTTGGCGATAAACGAGCATGGTATAGCTGAGATATTGCTCAAGAAACTAGATGGATCAGAAAAACTCAAACAAATAATGCTCTTGCCTAGTTCAATCTTGGTTggagcaagtgattatcatgtgaAGCGGCGTTTAAGCTCGCGAGGAGGACATGTTAAGGAGATTCAATGGTTAGGAGAAACGTTCGCGCTGAAGAACTTTTTTGGTGAACTGAATGAATCAGTAGTTGCTCAACTTTCTCTAGTGTTTTCACTTTCACATCCCAACATTCTGCAGTATCATTGTGGTTTTTACGACGAAGTAAAGAAAGAAGGGTACCTTGTTATGGAGCTGATGAACAAAAGTTTGTCGGCTTCCATAAAAGAGCATTCCGGTCAGAGGAAGAAAGGGCCGTTTACAGTCCAAGTTGCTGTCGATATAATGCTTCAGATTGCTCGAGGGATGGAGTACCTGCACTCGAGAAAGATCTATCACGGAGAGTTGAATCCATCTAATGTGCTCCTTAAACCAAGAAACTCCTCCGCGGAGAATTATTTTCATGCGAAAGTAAGAGGCTTTGGTTTAACATCTATGACGAGTAATCGCAAGGTTGATGATGACAATGCTGCAGAATCATTCATATGGTATGCACCAGAAGTACTGACTGAAAAGGAAAAACAGGAAAGCAAATGCACTCACAAGTATACGGAGAAAGCTGATGTTTACAGTTTCGGAATGATATGCTTTCAACTTTTAACGGGGAAAGCTCCTTTCGATGAACAGCTTCAAGGGGAGAAAATGGCGCGGAATATTAGAACAGGAGAGAGACCGCTCTTCCCGTATCCTTCACCTAAATATCTCATAAACTTGACAAAAAAATGCTGGCAAACGAATCCAGAACTTCGCCCgagtttctcttctttgtgtagGATACTGCATTATATCAAGAAAGTACTCGTCATAAATCCAGGACATGGCCAGCCGGAATGTCCTCCTCCACTCGTCGACTATTGTGAAATCGAGGCTGGCTACTCAAAGAAGTTCCTGGGAGAGGAAAGCGCTGGTTTGGCCCCGGTATCACAAATTCCTTTCCAGATGTTTGCTTATAGACTTGTTGAGAAAGAGAGAATTTCGGGCAACTCTAAAGACGAGCGCTGGGATTCATCACATTATGGTTTTTCGAGCCACAGGACAGCATCAATGCGGAGCGATGATGAGCATATGGCTGCAATAGATGATCTCTTTTTCGCTCCAACTGATCGAAGGTCAGTTTGTTCAGAGATAATAGAGAGTAAAGAACCAAGATTCTGGGATCAGAGGTCAGTCATCTCCGAGACACCTCTTCGAAAAGTTTCATCATTTGATCAAATGTCAGTTAGTTCTGAGAGTTCTAAAGAGAAATTTCCACCAGCAGCATCAGCAAATGAAAAGACAATTTATACTGATTTTCCGGAAAGGAAAGCAATACCAACAGCATCAGGCGATCAGTTCTCACAGCGTGTTGATGCACCAGGGAAGACGATTTCATCAAAGAGAGTGAATCAAAAGCTGAATCTTTCGGAAACCCAAGAGAATGCAATGTCTCAGAAAACGGATGACAGAAAACCTTCATCGACTGAGCAGAAATCGGTGCCTCCTGTGATTTCAGAGAAGAAAAATTCATCAGGCGATCAGATATCAACGTATTTCAACATTCAAGAAAAGAAACATGCACCAGATGATCAGAAACCATCAAGTTCTGCGACTCAAGAGGAGGAAAACTCATCTGATaaccaaaaacaaaaagattctGGAAGTCCAGAAAAGAAGCAGTCATCAACAGTTGCCAATGTCAAGTCCGTTCGTGGTGATTCTACGCAAAGGAAAGCTATGTCAAGAAGAACACAATCCAAGAATCCAGAGAAGAAAGTTCTATCAAGTCCGGAAGCCAATCAAAACTCAATGTCATCTGAGATAACAGCATCAAAACCAAGCAGTTCAAAGTTATCAGTAAAGAAAACGCCATTTCGCAAAAAAATACCGGACAAAGAGAGTAGCACTACACCAG AGAAACTGACAGACTCGTCGCCAAGATCTTCACCAGCTAGAGTTAAGAGAATACAGTCATCAACTATGTCTTCTCCAACACAAAGCCTAAAAGCTTCATCTCCAAGATCACATGCAGTCACTACATATCGACATGGATATCTATCGCCAACTGCATCACCATTAAATCCGTGCCCTCGCTATGCCAGAACAAACCGAGAACTCCATTTGTCCTCAGCTATGAGCCCACATAGACCATGGAAACCTAATAGCAATAGCAATAGCTAA